The Nitrogeniibacter aestuarii genome has a window encoding:
- the petA gene encoding ubiquinol-cytochrome c reductase iron-sulfur subunit, whose translation MSEEKMDSGRRELLVATSVAGGAAAVATAVPFVASLTPSERAKAAGAPVEADVGKLAPGEMMTVEWRGKPVWILRRTEEMLATLPKIEDELADPASDNSVQPEYAKNQHRSIKPEFLVTVGICTHLGCSPSTKFKTGEASGLGGDWVGGFLCPCHGSTFDLAARVYKSKPAPTNLDVPPHKYLSETKILIGEDGTA comes from the coding sequence ATGAGTGAAGAGAAGATGGACAGTGGCCGTCGCGAGCTGCTCGTGGCAACTTCGGTTGCCGGCGGTGCAGCAGCAGTGGCCACGGCGGTGCCGTTTGTCGCCAGTCTGACGCCGTCCGAGCGTGCCAAGGCCGCGGGTGCGCCCGTCGAAGCCGATGTCGGCAAGCTCGCGCCGGGTGAGATGATGACCGTCGAGTGGCGTGGCAAGCCGGTGTGGATCCTGCGTCGCACCGAGGAAATGCTGGCGACCCTGCCGAAAATCGAGGATGAACTGGCCGATCCGGCGTCCGATAATTCCGTCCAGCCGGAATACGCCAAGAACCAGCACCGGTCCATCAAGCCGGAATTCCTGGTGACGGTCGGTATCTGTACCCATCTGGGCTGTTCGCCGTCCACCAAGTTCAAGACCGGTGAGGCCAGTGGCCTGGGCGGTGACTGGGTTGGCGGTTTCCTGTGCCCCTGCCACGGCTCCACCTTCGATCTGGCTGCCCGCGTCTACAAGAGCAAGCCGGCGCCGACGAATCTGGACGTGCCGCCGCACAAGTATCTGTCCGAGACGAAAATCCTGATTGGCGAAGATGGGACGGCCTAA
- the recR gene encoding recombination mediator RecR, giving the protein MTPSALDALIEALRCLPGVGPKSAQRMAYHLLQRDQRGAARLAASLGHALETLRHCARCNAFTEHEVCQRCSNPQRDHRQLCVVEMPSDLAMMEQTHIYTGLYYVLMGRMSPLDGLGPRELKLDKLVERATDGVVEEVILATNFTNEGEVTAHTVSELLRARGLKVSRIARGVPVGGELEHTDIGTIAQALLERRSVAED; this is encoded by the coding sequence ATGACGCCCTCCGCGCTTGATGCGCTGATCGAAGCCTTGCGTTGCCTGCCGGGGGTAGGCCCCAAGTCGGCGCAGCGCATGGCTTACCACCTGTTGCAGCGCGACCAGCGGGGTGCCGCCCGTCTGGCGGCGTCGCTGGGGCACGCACTTGAAACCCTGCGTCATTGCGCGCGCTGCAACGCGTTTACCGAACACGAGGTCTGTCAGCGGTGTTCGAATCCCCAGCGTGATCATCGCCAGTTGTGTGTGGTCGAAATGCCCTCGGATCTGGCCATGATGGAGCAGACTCACATCTACACCGGGTTGTACTACGTGTTGATGGGACGCATGTCACCCCTTGATGGACTCGGTCCGCGTGAGCTCAAGCTCGACAAGCTGGTTGAGCGCGCAACGGACGGTGTCGTCGAAGAAGTGATTCTGGCGACCAATTTCACCAATGAAGGTGAGGTGACGGCGCACACCGTAAGTGAGCTGCTCAGGGCGCGAGGGCTGAAAGTCAGCCGTATTGCCCGGGGCGTGCCGGTTGGGGGGGAACTCGAACACACCGACATCGGCACGATTGCGCAGGCGCTGCTCGAGCGCCGGTCGGTGGCAGAGGACTGA
- a CDS encoding CaiB/BaiF CoA transferase family protein, whose product MNQKPLAGVRVIEFGTLIAGPFCTRIMAEFGAEVIKIETPGTGDPLRKWRKLHGDTSLWWYVQARNKQSVTLNLKSEAGLEVARKLIASADIVVENFRPGVMEKLGLGYEALKEDNPGLVMVRLSGFGQTGPYRDQPGFGAIGESMGGLRYITGYPDRPPVKTGISIGDSIAALWAALGALMALRHREVNGGAGQVVDVALYEAVFAMMESMVPEFDMFGFIRERTGNVMPGITPSNTHTSRDGKHIIVGGNGDAIFKRLMSAIGRQDLADDPALADNAGRDARAAEIYGTIDDWVRCHDAVDVVNILKAADVPTSPIFSIADMMADPQFQAREMFESLALPGGASVKAPGVVPRLTGTPGGTEWPGPALGEHTQAVLHALGYSDDDVARLKADGVI is encoded by the coding sequence ATGAACCAGAAACCGCTGGCCGGGGTGAGGGTGATCGAATTCGGTACCCTGATCGCCGGCCCTTTTTGCACCCGGATCATGGCCGAGTTCGGCGCTGAAGTGATCAAGATCGAAACTCCGGGCACGGGTGACCCCCTGAGAAAATGGCGCAAGCTGCACGGCGACACATCCCTGTGGTGGTACGTTCAGGCGCGCAACAAGCAGTCGGTCACGCTCAACCTCAAGTCCGAAGCGGGTCTGGAAGTGGCGCGCAAGCTCATTGCGAGCGCCGACATCGTGGTCGAGAACTTCCGCCCGGGGGTAATGGAAAAGCTCGGCCTGGGCTATGAGGCGCTCAAAGAGGACAACCCCGGTCTGGTGATGGTGCGTCTGTCCGGCTTCGGGCAGACAGGCCCGTATCGGGACCAGCCGGGATTCGGGGCGATTGGCGAGTCGATGGGCGGGCTGCGCTACATCACGGGTTATCCAGATCGCCCGCCGGTGAAGACCGGCATTTCCATCGGTGACTCCATTGCCGCCTTGTGGGCTGCGCTGGGCGCCTTGATGGCCTTGCGTCACCGCGAGGTCAACGGCGGGGCGGGGCAGGTGGTGGATGTGGCGCTGTACGAGGCTGTCTTCGCCATGATGGAATCCATGGTGCCCGAGTTCGATATGTTCGGATTCATCCGCGAGCGCACCGGCAACGTGATGCCGGGCATCACGCCGTCCAACACTCACACCTCCAGAGACGGGAAGCACATCATCGTCGGCGGCAATGGTGATGCCATCTTCAAGCGCCTGATGAGCGCGATCGGGCGCCAGGATCTGGCAGACGACCCCGCCCTTGCGGACAATGCCGGCCGCGACGCACGGGCCGCCGAAATCTACGGCACCATCGATGACTGGGTGCGGTGCCACGACGCCGTTGACGTCGTCAATATCCTCAAGGCGGCAGACGTCCCCACTTCACCGATCTTCTCGATCGCCGACATGATGGCCGATCCCCAGTTCCAGGCTCGCGAGATGTTCGAATCCCTTGCATTGCCGGGTGGTGCCAGCGTCAAGGCGCCAGGCGTCGTGCCGCGATTGACCGGTACGCCGGGCGGGACCGAGTGGCCCGGGCCGGCGCTTGGTGAGCATACTCAAGCCGTTCTGCATGCGCTTGGCTATTCCGATGACGATGTCGCCCGACTGAAAGCCGACGGGGTGATCTAG
- a CDS encoding YbaB/EbfC family nucleoid-associated protein — protein sequence MMKGGIAGLMKQAQKMQEGLAKAQEELASIEVEGQSGAGMVKITMTCKHDVRRVEIDESVMDDKEMLEDLVAAAVNDAVRRIETTTQEKMAGFSQGLNLPPGFKMPF from the coding sequence ATGATGAAAGGCGGAATTGCAGGCCTGATGAAGCAGGCCCAGAAGATGCAGGAAGGGCTGGCCAAGGCCCAGGAGGAGCTGGCCAGTATCGAGGTGGAGGGGCAGTCGGGCGCCGGCATGGTCAAGATCACCATGACCTGCAAGCACGATGTGCGTCGCGTCGAGATCGACGAATCGGTGATGGACGACAAGGAAATGCTCGAAGACCTCGTTGCGGCCGCCGTCAATGATGCCGTCCGTCGCATCGAAACCACGACCCAGGAAAAGATGGCGGGCTTCTCGCAGGGGCTCAACCTGCCACCCGGCTTCAAGATGCCGTTCTGA